Genomic window (Alteromonas pelagimontana):
AAGCCTGCGAACAGCAAACGCAGTTTGTCTCGCAGGCAGCTATGGTTGCTGATCAGCGTAAACGCGTGTGGATGGAGCAGCAAAAGCGCCGGAAAGCTGTCGATATTTTAATAGATAAAAAGCAGCAAGAGGCAATTAACCGGGAAGCCCGCCGCGAACAATCTATGAACGATGAATTTGCCATGCAGAAATTTTTTCGCGCCAAATTGAACAAATAACTGCTTCTCCAATGGGTTAGAAAATTTGCGGGTGTATCTGCAAGTTTTTTAATCAGTTGGAACAGGAATTGCTCACTCCCCATTAAGAAAGACGATAATCATCCGTAGGCCGCCAAAAAATTTGCCGTTAGCCGTAAATCGGAAGCACAGGAATAGGGTCATTATGCAACAAATTGCCACCCAGCGTTCAGATATTGCCACTTTACCGGTAGATATTGAAGTACCGCAAGAAAAAGGTGTTTCATCTGAGAGCGGCAGTCAATTTACTGACATTATGCAACGCGCAGGCGCTGAAAAACGTGCTGAGAAAGGCGGGCAGCCGCACCCGTCCGATAATAAAAGAATTACAGAAAAGGCTGCAATCGACCGCCACGCTGCCAGTTCTAAAAGTCATAGAGCCGAACTGGACAAAGCTGCCGCGCAGAATCAGGATGCTAAACAAGCTCTGGCAGATAAAAACGAAACCGACTGGTTAGAATATGTCGATGCGGTGCGCAAGCTACAAGAGAAAGACAACGAATTGTCGGAAGAATCCGCTTTGGGTAGTGCTGAAACTGACGTTGAAGCTTTAGTGAAGCAAGAAAACGATCATTTGTTCGTTTTACCTGACGGTATGACGTTACAAGATGCTTCAGAATTAAAAGGTGACATTACTTCGATACCTGAGTTGCTAGCCAAATTGCAAGAGCTTCTGGCTCAGCTTGACGCTGAAGGCGCGACTGATGCTACCGCGGGAAGTGGCGAGTTGAGCGCTTCTGCTGAACTGGAAGCGCTGGCGGCAGCGTTACTGAATAAAATGGACGCTAACGAGGCAACAGGCAAGCAGACTGGTTTATCCACGTCCGAACTAAACAGCTTGATAACGAATTTGCAGTCAGCTTTGTCACAGGGCGCAACAGGTAATAATACCGCAGATGAAGAGTCTGCTGAAAACGCATCAGCGTTGTTGGACATGTTAAAAGCTGAATTGGCGGGGAAAACAGCCAACACAGCTCATAGCAATGCTAATGGCTCAGACACTTCGGCTTCGTTGAATATAGATCCCAATACTGCCAACGCCAGCATAACTTCTGCAAGCGGTGTGGATGCGGCAATGCTGTCAATGCAGGAGTTGTCGGACGAGGCTAAAGCGAGCGCGGCAGAAGATCTTGCCGAAAAAGTAGTAGCGCTGCTGCCTCCCTCAGCATCTGAGCAACAGCAACAGTCGGTGAAAACGGCTGTGATTGCTGGCATTAACGAAATTCAGGATCAGCTCGCTCAGGGACGGGAGCCAGGAATTAACCTACAGGACATGATAGCCCAAGCAATGAGTGAAGCGGATATTACGCTTACTCAGCAGATGAATCAGAGCATTGAGCAACAAATCAGCCAGTTGAACCTGGGAATAAATGCAGCTCAGATGGCTGTGGAACAGGCGAACAGTGCAAGGCACCAGGCGTCGGCGGATGTAGCCATTCAGGAAAATAATCAGATCCGCAGCGAAGCCAGTAAGTCGCAGCAGATACAGGACGGGTTTGAAAAACCCGTCAACATCCATCAGCCGGAAGGTCAGCAACAACTTAATGAAAAGATTCGCTGGATGCTTAACAGCCGCAACACCATGGCGGAGATTCGTCTTGATCCACCTGAAATGGGCAGTATGCAGGTGCGGGTAAATGTATCTGGCGATACTGCCAGCGTGAATTTTATTGTGCAATCACCGCAAGCTAAAGATGCACTCGCGCAGGCTGAACCCCGCTTACGGGAATTGTTGGCGGAGCAGGGCATTGAGCTGGGAGAATCCGTTGTTCAACAAGAAAGCCGGCAGCAAGGTGAAGATGGTGACTCTGGAAACCGGTCTGGCGGCAGCGGTGGAGGTTTTACCGAAGAGGAAATGAGTGACACCACAGTCATTGAGCAACCTCTTACTCACCGTGCGCAAGGTGGTATTGACTACTATGCTTAATATTCACCGTCTTACATTTCATTTGCGCAGAGATTGCCATTTATTTATGAACGTTGATAATACGGGCAAAGGCAAAAGAAAGGTAAACCATGGCTGACGAAGAATTACAGATTGAAGAAGGCGGCAAGAAAAGCAAAATGATGCTGATCATCATTATTGCGGTTGTGCTGCTAGGAGGCGGAGCGGCAGCTTACTTCTTTTTATTTACGGGCGATGATACGCCTCCTGCTGAACAAGTTGCAACCGGAGATGACACTGCTCCAGCGCCAGTTGCCAAAACGAAAAGTGAATTGGGCACAGCGTTGTATGTCGCAATGCCAAGACCTTTTGTATTCAATGTACCCGGCAACGGACGTGATCGCTTAGTCGAAATAAAAGTGCAATTAATGGTAAGAGGCGTTGATAACGAAGAAGCTGCCAAAAAGCATAT
Coding sequences:
- a CDS encoding flagellar hook-length control protein FliK: MQQIATQRSDIATLPVDIEVPQEKGVSSESGSQFTDIMQRAGAEKRAEKGGQPHPSDNKRITEKAAIDRHAASSKSHRAELDKAAAQNQDAKQALADKNETDWLEYVDAVRKLQEKDNELSEESALGSAETDVEALVKQENDHLFVLPDGMTLQDASELKGDITSIPELLAKLQELLAQLDAEGATDATAGSGELSASAELEALAAALLNKMDANEATGKQTGLSTSELNSLITNLQSALSQGATGNNTADEESAENASALLDMLKAELAGKTANTAHSNANGSDTSASLNIDPNTANASITSASGVDAAMLSMQELSDEAKASAAEDLAEKVVALLPPSASEQQQQSVKTAVIAGINEIQDQLAQGREPGINLQDMIAQAMSEADITLTQQMNQSIEQQISQLNLGINAAQMAVEQANSARHQASADVAIQENNQIRSEASKSQQIQDGFEKPVNIHQPEGQQQLNEKIRWMLNSRNTMAEIRLDPPEMGSMQVRVNVSGDTASVNFIVQSPQAKDALAQAEPRLRELLAEQGIELGESVVQQESRQQGEDGDSGNRSGGSGGGFTEEEMSDTTVIEQPLTHRAQGGIDYYA
- the fliL gene encoding flagellar basal body-associated protein FliL, whose protein sequence is MADEELQIEEGGKKSKMMLIIIIAVVLLGGGAAAYFFLFTGDDTPPAEQVATGDDTAPAPVAKTKSELGTALYVAMPRPFVFNVPGNGRDRLVEIKVQLMVRGVDNEEAAKKHIPLIEGTLLQVFSAGTADDLITEAGKVTLREQALTEVQRVMKEITDGNVVEQVLFTGFVMQ